The DNA segment TGCCGTTATATTAGAAGTGTTGCTGTACATagttttatttatgttttcaatTGTGCTGGATGTATTTCACATTACGGGCCAACCTCATGTTTTTTACGAATTTAGCTTCCTTCCTGGATAAAAGTACTGAAAGTTTACGCATTTGGGGAGTAATTGTTCACTGACAATTTGCTAGATTACTTCTAGTCTACATTTCGTACTTTGGGCCCTCCTAAGTCCTGACATTTACAACGGGTGACCAATTCTGTTACAGAGCTGTATTTTGACCGAGGGAACTTCTATGACTTCACTTCATTAGGTGAGTTTCTAGTGCGTGATATGCCAATAGCTCTTATGGTGGGTTATGCGATGTGCTGGGCTTcttgtgatctttttctttaTGTTAGGAGTCTTCGATTTCCCAGCATTATTCGCTATGCATGCTACTTATAGGCTAGTTAATAATTATTAGCCCAAAGCATCATTCTTCTGCTGAATCTTCTTCTTGCCATCCTAAGTTTTCTCAGCATGATATTATTTCAGTTGTGGTGTATCACTAACTTAACATcagttgagatggtttggacatatccaaTGGAGGCCTCTAGAGTCACTTGTGCATAGCGGGATACTAAGGCGTGTTAataatgtgaagagaggcaGGGGTCGACAATACctaacatgggaggagtctataagagagacttgaaggaataGAATATCCCCAAATAACTATCCACGGATAGAAGCGCGTGGAAGTTAGCAGTCTACGTGTCAGAActataacttatgcatcagtctcATTGTACCGTTACtacttttttttactattactagtacttttattatcattattgttttctcatcatttttttagttggatcttgtaggtttcatctctagcctaccccaacttgcttgggacaacggctttgttgttgttgttgtggtgTATCACTAACTTGATAACTTATTCAAATGGTTACCCCTTCCGCCTTCTTAGGTACCCCATCATATCCTCCAAAGTGGTTGTGATATGTGAATAGAATCCTATGTAATCGAAGTGGCGTAAcaacttgcaagttgcaacaacTTTTACATGCATTTTTCTTTACTAATGTAAATGTGTATGAGTGATGATTTGTTTTTGGAACAAAGGAAGTAAAGTGAAGCTCCGCGAAAGCTTACAGGTCCAGACGTACCCAGACAGGAAAAATATATCAAAACTACTCAAGCCTGGGTTTACCAGGCTTCACAATAGCCCATGGGATAAGTCTCAATCAGTAAACACCCTTAGCAAGACCAAGAATACACGAAACAGAAaggcatgattttttttaattaatacatGCTTTGAAGCTAAAGCCAAAAGAAAACTATTGTAAAATCACTATGTCTTTAAACACACTGAGATTCATTTTATTATATTCGGCTATTTTATATTCATCAACTCAGAGGTCAGTTTGCCTCACTGGCTGCCATACCTCGTATTTTAGACTGCTAGGGTAAGACCAAATCACCTGGATAGAAACCTAAACTAGTACCTAATATGTGGCAAAGGGGTCTCCTGAACTTTCTGTTCTGTTAGTGCTTAGTTGATCGAGTTCTTACTACCGAGGCTTGCTCTGCATACATATATTATTACGCGAGAAGCTATTTTGACTGAAATGCACTATTTGTCTGTGCAGTACGTGAGTTAGATGTTCCTGGTGAAATTTATGAAAGGAAGACATATCCATTCGAGTTTTCTACTGTTGAAATGCCATATGAGTCTTACAATGGAACAAATGTCAGACTGAGGTAAGCAAATGCTATGATTTAGAGCAGTGTTCTTATTATGTTCTGTTTTACATATTTTACATGTATACTTTCATTATAGTTACAAATTGGTTTTACAAAAACTCCCTGGCCATGGTTGTTGTTGGTTCACCTTCATGGACAGTTTGATATGTCGAATTTAATTGTACTTTTGAATTTGTCCCCGTTAATATTACTGTTATTTTCAGtttataaatttaaatttgaacatttCAAGCCAATATTTGTTCTCCCAGTACCCACTGTGGAAAACCAGTTACCAGCGGGATTGCGAGTTTGCTACCTTGCGTGTCACAATGTCTTATATTTGCTCTTCACTGACTTATATGGTGGAATATATGGAAAGcttcatataaaatatgatgtttAACACATTGTTTGCAGCCTTTGTAGGCTTCGCATAGCATGGTATCATTTGTGTAGTTCCATTTATTAGTGTTGTACCTCTTTGTATGATAAGGATGCATCGTCAACTCCCAGTTTTAGCATATTTGACTTCCTGTGAAAGATGTAAGGTGATAGCAAAACACAAGTACATTTTGTCTTAATATTTGGCTACTGAAATTTGAGAGAACATTATTGTACTTTCCGAAACTCTTGAATGTTGATTTTGACAGAAGCGAAATCCAACAATTAATTAATTGTTTATCATGACACATATACCTTTCGCATTTGTATACTGTGGACTACAGCCCCTTATGGCATTTCATGTGTTTGAAATATCCAGCAAGTTGAATAGAATGTTCAAGTGCTGGAGAAAAAGATTTAGTGAAGCACCTCTAAAGACCAAAGTATGCTTGATGTGCTTGCAGGTACATTTTGAAGGTGACAATTGGCAGAAACTATGTTGGGAATATTGTGGAATACCAGGATTTCTGTGTAAGTTGATTACCGCCATTATTTTTATGCTACCTACTTGAAAGCCGTACAACTGTAGAGTTCATGTATGATATTTTGGAACAGTTTCACCAGATTTTTGGTATGTTGTCATTTGCAGTATGTATGCTCCATACTATTTTTCCTTCATTGACACGAACTCCAACATATTCAAGACAAtgcattatttattttttcatgtgttcttgcaatttggagtttTTTTCTCCAGAATTTTAATTACTTATCTTCCTGTTTTTGGCAGGTAAGAAACTACTCCCCTGTCCCTACAATCAACAACAGCATCAAGGTGAGTTCTTATTAACGGAAGCTTTTCATTTTGATGCTTGTAACATATGTTAGCAACTTAGCATTGAACTTGACTGTACTGTAATAAAGTGGTACAGTTTCTCGAACTGACGTTGTGTGTGTTTGAGGCCTTAACAATGTTGACTAAATTTCTCTACACAGTTCATGTTAGCTTACCTTGTTGCCCCACCAGGTTCTAGAAATCTGTGAAGACTGACTGGTCAATTTTTTGCTGTAAACCAAAAAACCTAGTtagtgtgttttttttttatataaaatgagCTAGTTTTTCGCCTAGCCTAACGGAAATTTTTTTCATCCCTATATTTTAAAGAATGGATACATTTTTACTTGGACATGATCCAGGTATCAAATCTTGAAAATGTCACTTTTGAAAGTTTGAAAACAACAAAGAGAGAATCTCGCTGGTTGTCACTAACCACCCAGGTCATTTTTTTTGTGTGGAAAAAACGGATTCTTGTAACTCTGGGTCAGACCATTGGTCCACTGCTTACCTAGTggttttttggaaaaatatgaTGCTTCGATATTTGGTACCAGTACCACTATACACCATTTTCTGAAAACCATCGATACACCAGTATGggtgtatatatgtattaaaaataataacaataGGGGATACTAAAGATAATTGCGAAGTTCATAAGACAAACTATAAATACCAGCACATAAGGTCCATAATATTATAGTTCAGCAACCATAAAGATCTGTAACATAggtaaacatgaaagaataaggTCCTAAGTTAGTTGGGATGGAGTTGAATTGGGCTTGAAACTAAGTGTCATTAGATCAGAAGTATTGGAGTATCCGGTACGGTATCGGATACGGGATGCCGGTATGCAATTTTGGCGAAGTACTGGGGTATGGAAAGTGAGCAATGCACCCAATGTCCTCAGAAATGAAGCTATCTGATATGCTATTATCGGTTTGATAAACATTTCCTTACATTATTTAGTGTAAAAAGGAAGGGGAAGGGAGAAGCCTTGGAATGTCCTGACCCTCCCTGCCATCTGGGATTGTATTCTTGCAAAAAGGAAGTTTTGTTGATAGATTAAATTTAATAAGCTGATTGCACTGAGATATACAGATAAACAGCTCCGGTATGATGGAATTCATTGTAGTTGACATTTTTTGAAATATCCTGAAGAGAGCAATTTAACAATTTGTTTTGCTATCTCTATATTCAGCAATATCTTTAATTGCATAACTTTTGTTATTTGATGTGTTTAAAGTGAGAATGATCTAACTAAAAATAGAAGACAGTGTATTTCATTATGCAATTCATGCTACTGAATATTCATTTTCAGATGGAAGTTGGAATTGAGGATTGCTTACATATTGAGTTTGAATACAGCAAAAGCAAGTAAGATCATAGCCATATCCTATATGTCTGTCTGTTCGGATAAGTTTCTCATTTCGGAAACCTGCATTattgttcacatttttgttcaGGTACCATCTCAATGATGTGATTATTGGGAAGATATATTTTCTTCTTGTCAGAATAAAGATAAAAAACATGGAGCTTGAGATCCGTCGTCGGGAATCAACAGGATCAGGCTCTAACACATATGTTGAAACTGAGACCCTTGCTAAGTTTGAGTTGATGGATGGTGCTCCTGTCAGAGGTATGGTAGTGATTTTGTTGCTTTTCCATTTTTCAAATGCTCAGTTCTTTTACATGTTTGTCCTGTGGTCTGAGGTTTGTACAATTCAGTGATTACTTGCTTCGTTGTTGTAAAGCATTTATGTTCATTCATTGGGCTCATAGCTGCATTTATGTTCACCTATAGCTTTCTCAATGCCTCAACTTCCATGTTTATGTACGCAAGAAGGCATTGATTTTTTAGCGATTCCCAACCTAAACGATATACTGACAGATGCAAGATTATTTTAAATTAGTGAATTACCTGGTGATGCTCTTGGAAATTCTTTTAAATTATCATGTGGACACTGATAACTCAAACTTTTCAATTagcttcttcctttttttttcgtAAACATCAGTCCCCGTGTTGCCTTTTTGCTGGGAACTATAGAAATTGGTCCTGTCTGCATTTGAACTAGGACCGGCTGTATGGACCctcattacaaaaggaccttGCATAATGCATAAAGTAACACCTTTTCTTCAGATATTCACGGCCATGATATGTCATTATCAAACACCGCATATGGTTCAAAGCCTGAAACGGGTCGGATGCAGTTGTTGCTTAGCTGCTTGCTCATGTTGGACCCATTTGGATGAGCCTGGACTGGGCCAAATCCTGGTCCATCCTTGAATTATGCGTGGATGGACCAGGATTCGGTCCAATCCTAGCCTGCCCAATCTATGTTGTAGAGTTTGTCAACACGTTGGTTTGCTGCATACTTAGTCGAATTGGTTTGTAGGTGAATCTATTCCAGTGAGGCTGTTCTTGACACCTTATGAGCTGACCCCGACTTACCGCAACATAAACAACAAATTCAGCGTCAAGTATTACCTGAATCTGGTCCTCGTGGATGAGGAAGATCGGAGGTACTTCAAGCAGCAAGAGATCACAATGTATCGTCTTCTAGAATCTCCCCCGGCTTCCTAGATTCCGACCTGGGGCAGCATGATGTTCACCTTTCAGGTTTTGTACAAGTGAGCACTGAGGTTAGAGCGATGTTGCGTTTACCTGTATATAACTCCAGAAGAGCACAGCAGTTGACTACTGCTACGGCCATGCACGCTGCACTGTTGTGTTGTCCATGTTCCTTTTTTAGTCCTTACCTTGCTTATGACAACCATGATTAGCCTGCGGTAAATTTCTCGTTCTTGCGAAGCATCTGCAAAAATTATGTTtgctgatatttttttctgccGGATATTAATTCATTTTAGTCTGACAGTGATGTAATATGATTCCCTAAGTTAAACAATGTAGATTTTACTTGGAGCATCTTGTTAGATGGCAGATGATTCGTGTTTCTGTGTTTCATCATGTATCGTGCAAATTCTGCCTACTTGATTTCTGTCATTCCTCAGCTGTTCATCAATAGGGTACCCAATTCATCGTTGCTTGGCTGTTAGGTTgctaaaaagttttttttttctgtcttaCAATATCCTATTTGTTGAACAAGTAGGAAGTAAGCATCCAAAAGGTCTTATGGCACAACTCCAAAAGCTGCTTGATTCTTATTGTAAAATGAAAAACCTCGATAACTCAGTGTTCCCTTCCATAATTCCATGTCAGTTCTAATCcagtaacaaaaaaaaagaagccaaCACTCAAGAATCTACTGCATTATTTCCCCTATCTGTAAACTTCAGTACCTCCCCCCCTATCTATGCCATATCGAGATCACACATGCTGAGTTACTGACATACGAGGCTACCACACCCTGTGTCACACAAAACACCTCAAAGGACCTCAAGCCAGGAGCCAGAAATCCCTCTGGCGCTTGGTGGTGACGAGGTAGCCTCCCCCTCGCCGGCTCTTGCGCCGGACGGCCAGCGCCATGCACGCCGCGTTCTGCACGCAGTagtcggcggcgccggcgcccccTACCGCGCCCTTCATGCCGGCCATCCACATCGACAGCAGCCGCCATGTGACGGACCGCTTCTTCTGGCCCACGACGAGGAGCGACGCGCCTTGCTTCCTCGACGCCTCCACTATCGCCGGCCCCCAGTCCTTGCCCTCTACTAGGGAAAGCTCAACATGCACCTGGTGGTAAAATACAACATGAGTTACTTTTTATATTCCCCTTCATCAACAGCTTGAGCTTTTGAAAACTAGCAACCTATCgggtttcaaaaataaaaggagaGATGGCTTATTGGTTAGTGACAACATTTGGTCCAAGATTTCTGAACCAGGGGCCTCTCAGCTTATTAGTCAGCTTTACATCAGCATGGGCACAAATCATGGAAATCTAGCTGGAAATGAAGAGTGTAGCTTGAGGAAAACAGCCAAGGGCcatttttctaataaaaaagAGGGCCATGATCTTGTCtgggacatgcatgcatgcaccccTCGATGATGCTCGGCACATGCATCCACCCCTGTGGTAGTTGTGATCTTTGCTTGCAGTTGCAGCTGTGTCTTGCTGTgcatcttccttcttctttgatctGACTGTAAATGGGTCCCTTTTTGGTACTGCTTGGTATAGAATGCGTTGTCTGATGACGGAAATGTTGTGGAAGATGATTCAATTATCTTTTTTTCCCCCACAAAAGCTGAAGGATAAGAGCTGCCAGAGAGTGATCATCTGGGTTGTCGGCGAAGAGCATTTATCAGTTTGTTTTTCTTGACGGTGGATCTGAAGGGTCACTTCACATGTCACTCAAGAAATGGACGATCTGGGTCATTTTCTCGGAATGCAGGAATCTGTCCCAGCTTTCTAATTGTCTTCTCTCATATACACAGTACACATCGATGCTATGTTTGGGATGACGGAATTCAATTGCACTAAACTTTTAAGCATTGTGGCGACTTTGTGAAATTCCTTGTTCCAAACGGCTCCTACGGTCAAGACTACTTTATGCGCTAGAGTGCCTCGGTTTACGATCTTTTAATTGGGGACGAAATGTATGTAGAAAAACAACAAATATAATGCATTTCCAAAAATATTTGAACTCTATTGCAGATAAGTTGGACACTGTTGCCGGAAGAAAATTTGAAGCGCGGAGTAGATGATCTGTTCAACAGGTACCTGCTGTACCAGCCCCAAAGATGTCAATAAAGTAGGAGGACCCGGTATAGTAATTAGCCATAGATGGCATCTGATCAGAGACTCCGATTTATTGACCATCACTAAGACATTAAACGTGTTAGCAGTTCTAGCTTGCAACATCAGTCTTAATCTCGATGTTGcaattagtttttttaaggaAATCGATGTTGCAATTAGTATTCCATCAAGATCTTGTTCGTTTACAGATTGTGTCAATGTTATGTCTGAGAGATGTACACCGTTTTATATACAAATACCAAATTTTGATTCAAATGCAGACAAGAAGACCAACCAAATTGAATAAAAAGCCCGTATCGTAATTCGTAGaatttagttctatggaatgcTAAAGTACAGTAAAAAAGCCCTCGGtcaatacttttttttttcaaaaacgcAGAAGAGTTACGCatcattgtattaagaagaaaagtGTCCCAATTTATATGAAAAACTGGCCTCGAAAACCTTAACAAGCACTGCATTATAACCCACGGAGCCCGACTCACGcgcaagagaaagagagaaagaaaggaacaCTAAACCCCCAAACAACCGGACGACAGGCACGACTAAGCAGCATATAACTTGGGAGACACAACAAACAATATACAACCGAACACCCCCGATCAACCAAATGGCACCCACACCAAACGACACTACACCGCCAACAACTGTATCCAGCTAGCACCTTAACCAGAACATCCCAACAACTCAACAGGCGGAGCCTTGCTCCCACGCCTAACAACCCAACTCGGTCAGCAACTCCTGCGCCAAGCCACAAGCTCAGATGGGGTCCTAGGACGTCAGAACATAGCCACTGCTGTGAAGCACCGAAAAGGTGATGAGAAGCCTCGCCAAACAGGAGATCGATGGAGTCGGACAAAAGAGCAAATAACAACGGAGGATGGTATGCCCTGCAAGGAGTGCCGTCGGTTATAACAAAGAACATAGGGATTCTCCAAAACAACGCCTTTAAGAAGGAAGCGACAAAGAAACCGTCGTCGCTCATCTGGAAAGCCGAACAGGGTTTTCACCCGGAGAGATTCCAGAGGAAGCTTCGACACGATGCCTCCAGGGAGGTAATGACACCCGCGAGCATCATCGTCGTCGGTAATGACAAGTTGCCTGCCAGGGCTTTTGCCCATAATTCCCCCCTACCACGACACAACCCAATGAACTAGAGGCTCAACAGGTCGACCATACCATTCACCTGCAAGAGTAACCAACAACACTCAGCACAAGAGCACGACGGCCCGAGCCACGCATTCTccaacaagagatagctgaggGACGAAGTCCCAGCCCGCTGCAACGCACAACAAGACTGTCGGGGTTGCAacaaaatcatcttcaacaGCGACCAGCACCCGCACCAAACAGTAGTCGCGCCCGCATCGACAGCCTAAAGTGGACGGGAAGGGTGAGGGAAAGCTAGTGCTGCTAGTAGGTCTCCAGTAGCTGCGCCCCGCACCAATGGCCTAAAGTGGACGTGGAGCAGCTGCATCGACTGTGAGCCCCGAGTTGAGAAACCCGGAACCGGTCCCCAATGGGCGGATCCCACAGCCACACGGAGGAGCGGCGACAAGCAACCATAGTAGAGCACCACGCCAGTCGAAGGGTAGATCGACCGGAGGAGGGAGCCACGCAGAGGAGCCAGCCGCACGAACACCGCAGGGCCTGACCCCGTCGAAGGACACCGCGTCAGCAACAAATATGAGCGGATCCGGCCGCCAATGGTCAGATCCACCCCGTAGAAAGGGAGATCTAGCGAGGGACAAAGCGGATCCACCCGCATCGATGGCACACGCGGAACGGAGGGGtggggggaggagggggagagcAAGGGGAGAAGGGGGGACGGCCACCGCTTGGCGCTGCCCTggccgccgctgccaccgcctCTGAGGAGACAACGCGAGGGAGGGAGGACCGACTCTCGATCCCTTGACCAATACTGATAATCTTTACCAGCTTAATCATGGCTCCTATAATCCACAGTACTAACCACAACAAAAAATTAGCCAGCACAAGCACTGGAAAGTAACTACTAATTTCCGTATCTTCGTAGACATCGGAACAATACAGAGAAAATTAGCACGACCCTACTTAAGGATGAGACACACAAATAGAGAAGAtatattgtatttttgtttCATCTGTAATCGCAGTTACCTCTGGCCTTTTGGCCTGGCAGATGCTCCTCATCGCCTCCAGATGCTGATACCCTCTTGGATCGCGTCCTGATTAAGATCAACGAAACAAGAGAAACCCATCTTTCTCAATTTGCAAATACATGATTGTTTTTCGCGATCACGTACGGCGAGTTAATTCTGCAGGGTTACGCACGGTTCTTGCCGTTGCCGTCGCCTCCCCTGACGACGTCGAGCAGGACGACCGTGTCGCAGGGCCGGACGGCGTGTGACAGCGCCCACTGCAGCGCCGTCCGGGCCTCCTCTCTGCCGCCatcggccaccaccatcaccttcCTCCCCACGGCGGCGCCCTCATTGCCGCCCTTCTTAGCCTCCTCATCCACCTTCTCATCCTTCGCCTTATTGCTGTCGTCGCGCTCGCCGTGGCAGTCACCGCTGTCGCAGGGGGCCTCCTTGGCGCGTATCGGAGGCGGCGGGGCAGCGGTGCGTCCAGACTTGATCCGGTGGAGGCAGAAGGAAGGTAGCGGCCTTGCCATGGCGGATTTGTGCACGGTTTCTTGGAGATGGTTCATGGTTTAGCTGGAGACCGAGCTGGGGAGGTGCTGGAGAGAAAGTGAAGTGAAGCGGAGCGAGGGACAGAGTGGCATGACGCTGACTAATTGGTACTGGCTGGCATATGGGTCCCACCAGAGGAGTGGGGGTAAAACTGTAAAAACGTATACATGGCGATGTTTTTGTGCAGTCGTGCTTGCCCCATGCTCACCGTGGTGGTTTTGTacgggtgtgtttggttgtcatGTTTTTTAAGTTGCAATATATATTATTCATGAATAAAAGTAGGTTAACTAAGTATAGTAATTTTGAAAAGAAGTGTGTTTGATTGTCTGTATGAGTAGATCTAATGATCTTACCCATGCGGATGCAATGTTTATATAAAATTGTTTGGTTGCCTATATAGACGGATGTAGTGACCTTTTATCTGATACTAACGAATTGACATATTGAAATACTGTAGCAAATGTAATATATCTACCGAGTTAGTCTTTGTAGAGAAACTCGATTCGAGCGTATTCACTGAGTCAAACTCTAACTATAATAGTTACATCCGCTGATATAGAGATAAACAATATATACAGACAATCAAATAATATTctctattaaaatatagatatagaCAGAACCAAAAACCCTAGGTTGGTCGGCAGCCACATACATCCGGGCCTTTTCTCTTCGCCTATATATTTTTAACTTTCTGGTCGACTCCTTAACTTTTTAATTAAACAACTTGTTTTAGGGATGCTAATTACTGAGGTACTAACACGCCCCTACAATGATCTGGCGGCTATCTCTCGCAACCGACCCGATTCTATGGTCGAGGTCTTGATGAACCTTGAACTCTAACCTCGCCATCACTCGAAAAGAATGAGTGTGGCAGGTTATGTGGTGGTATTCGAATGAGTCGCCGTTAGCAAAAGAAACATTCTTGTTCAATTGTAAGGTAGAAGTACACAAGATACACCACCACATACGTCAAACACATTGCTAGAGTTGTAGGGGTCACATGTAAATTTGCTACTACCTCGTAGGTATGGGCACGCGTTTTTATGGTCGAGgcaatttgaattttgaagctACAAATTGTATGCCTTAATTTGAAGATGTGGTTAGGTTCCAATTTCTGACCATAATGCTTGCCATTTGAATTTTCTAGATAGCTCAATATGAATTAATTTTCACAAGATACACTACAAGATATTCAATTTTTGCCTATAGTTGTTTACGAGTGGTCGTCAGTCTTAGTACCGTTTAGTACTTTTCTCGAGTGGTCAACAATTTTTCTAGTATAATTTGTGTATTTCCAGATAGCAATTATAAAATACTAACAATAAAATTACCACCAAACTAATTGCTTACTGTATGATAGATACTTAACCGAAACTACTACAGACCATTGGCAGTGGTGTACGAATGTCATGTTGGATTTTCAGTCAATCATAGATGGAACTTTTTTTTAGGTCTGTCCCTTGTATAATAGTAAGTTGAACAGTCTCAGGTCCTAACCGTGCTGCTTTGTGCAATAAGAGTCAACCTAGAGAGTTCAAACTGCGATTTACACTTTAATTTATTCCGCAAACAAAATAACACAGTTTCTATCAAACAATCGAAATTCGAAATTCAGACATCTGCTGTCTGTGTGATGGTTCTTTTGGTAATCCCTAGTTCAGACAAATCATTGCACTTGATAAACAACAGTGTGATCCAAGAAAGAGGAACCTGCAAGCAAGGGCATAATTTAGGACATCCGGTCCATCAATCATCCTGGCCCATGGATCTAGAAGCTGCTTATCTTATCTTAGCTAGCCTGCTATTTGGCCATAAAGCCTGACATTGTAGCATGATTTGGTAACCAAAACAGGGATGGTTTGACAAATGCATGTCCTGATCTAACTGATGGTCATCTATCcatcaatatgtatatattCCGTTTGTTTGTGGGATCCAGCGCCCGCTCGGCTGGTGAATGTAGCGCCTGCTCGGCTGGTAGAGGGTACCCTTGAGCACCACGTCCTTCCTAGGCTTCTGgcataatttaataaaaaaaatccatttgtTTGTTTAGTTGCATCACCGACAAGCCAGTAGTTCTCGGATGTTTACTTATGAGCACCATGTTTGTGATTGCTGTGACAAGCACTTTGATGTCGTTTTCTTTTATCT comes from the Phragmites australis chromosome 22, lpPhrAust1.1, whole genome shotgun sequence genome and includes:
- the LOC133904953 gene encoding vacuolar protein sorting-associated protein 26A-like, with protein sequence MNYIIGAFKPPCDISITFYDARTRKQVSVKKDNGKTTMVPVFQSLETISGEVSIAPVPGKRIEHMGVKIELLGQIELYFDRGNFYDFTSLVRELDVPGEIYERKTYPFEFSTVEMPYESYNGTNVRLRYILKVTIGRNYVGNIVEYQDFCVRNYSPVPTINNSIKMEVGIEDCLHIEFEYSKSKYHLNDVIIGKIYFLLVRIKIKNMELEIRRRESTGSGSNTYVETETLAKFELMDGAPVRGESIPVRLFLTPYELTPTYRNINNKFSVKYYLNLVLVDEEDRRYFKQQEITMYRLLESPPAS
- the LOC133904954 gene encoding uncharacterized protein LOC133904954, yielding MNHLQETVHKSAMARPLPSFCLHRIKSGRTAAPPPPIRAKEAPCDSGDCHGERDDSNKAKDEKVDEEAKKGGNEGAAVGRKVMVVADGGREEARTALQWALSHAVRPCDTVVLLDVVRGGDGNGKNRRDPRGYQHLEAMRSICQAKRPEVHVELSLVEGKDWGPAIVEASRKQGASLLVVGQKKRSVTWRLLSMWMAGMKGAVGGAGAADYCVQNAACMALAVRRKSRRGGGYLVTTKRQRDFWLLA